In one window of Thermoplasma sp. Kam2015 DNA:
- a CDS encoding glycine--tRNA ligase: MSFDDVVELAKRRGFFWPSFMIYGGSSGFYDYGPLGTLLKDNIINLWKKEYAREGAVFLDTPVISPADVFRASGHLEKFSDIAVKCPKCGTPYKLESLLKGLGITEIAKTVEEASAILEKYDVKCPKCGERLKNPYDFNLMFRIGTNDLYLRPETAQGIFINFKNIYNYARNSMPIIVCQVGKGFRNEISPRQALIRMREFSQAEVEVFYLNGDDFPVPDSYADLSLLRNTGELQKMKVSDALRSGIIGNRVMAYFLNKTYDILLKLGFKQDRIRAREHDPGERAHYSSETWDFEYLLDGDWIEIVGVSDRGTYDLGRHQQFSGENLQIDGKTPKVIEPSYGVDRILLTIMDSSYYKRDNGYKVLRLEPHIAPVHLAVFPLQKKDNLDRIARDLFDRIKAVDPFIFYDDGGNIGRRYARQDEIGTPYCVTVDYQSKEDGTVTIRERDSTSQVRISMDELIERTKYFPDSFTELFKQ, translated from the coding sequence ATGAGCTTCGACGATGTTGTTGAACTTGCAAAGAGGAGAGGGTTCTTCTGGCCGTCTTTCATGATATACGGCGGATCTTCCGGTTTCTATGATTATGGACCGCTTGGTACGTTACTCAAAGACAATATAATAAATCTATGGAAGAAGGAGTACGCTAGGGAAGGGGCGGTATTCCTGGATACTCCCGTAATATCCCCTGCGGACGTGTTCAGGGCTTCTGGCCATCTGGAGAAGTTCTCTGACATCGCGGTGAAATGCCCCAAATGCGGCACACCGTACAAGCTGGAAAGCCTTCTGAAAGGCCTCGGCATAACAGAGATAGCGAAGACCGTAGAGGAAGCTTCGGCCATTTTGGAAAAATACGATGTGAAATGCCCCAAATGCGGAGAAAGGCTCAAAAACCCCTATGATTTCAATCTCATGTTCCGCATAGGCACGAACGATCTTTATCTTAGGCCTGAAACAGCGCAGGGTATATTCATCAACTTCAAGAATATTTACAATTACGCCAGAAACTCAATGCCCATAATAGTGTGCCAAGTTGGTAAGGGCTTCAGGAATGAGATATCTCCAAGGCAGGCCCTGATAAGGATGAGGGAGTTTTCTCAGGCTGAGGTGGAGGTTTTCTATCTTAATGGGGATGATTTCCCAGTTCCAGACTCATATGCGGATCTGAGCCTGCTTAGGAATACCGGGGAATTGCAGAAGATGAAGGTCTCAGACGCTCTGAGATCCGGCATCATAGGAAACAGAGTGATGGCCTACTTCCTCAACAAGACCTACGACATACTTCTGAAGCTTGGATTCAAGCAGGATCGGATAAGGGCAAGAGAACATGATCCGGGTGAGAGGGCACACTATTCATCGGAGACTTGGGACTTCGAATATCTCCTGGACGGAGACTGGATAGAGATAGTTGGCGTATCAGACAGAGGCACTTACGATCTTGGAAGGCACCAGCAGTTCTCCGGCGAAAACCTCCAGATCGATGGCAAGACACCAAAGGTGATAGAGCCTTCCTACGGTGTGGATCGCATACTCCTAACCATCATGGACTCCTCATACTATAAACGTGATAATGGATACAAGGTTCTCAGGCTTGAACCGCACATAGCCCCAGTGCATCTTGCCGTATTTCCCCTGCAGAAGAAGGATAATCTTGACAGGATCGCCAGAGATCTGTTCGATAGGATCAAGGCTGTGGATCCCTTCATATTCTATGATGACGGCGGAAACATAGGCCGAAGATATGCAAGACAGGATGAGATCGGCACCCCTTACTGCGTGACCGTAGATTATCAGTCGAAGGAGGATGGCACTGTGACCATAAGGGAAAGGGACAGTACATCTCAGGTGAGGATATCCATGGATGAGCTGATCGAGAGGACGAAATACTTTCCCGATTCTTTCACTGAACTCTTTAAACAGTAA